The Mercurialis annua linkage group LG8, ddMerAnnu1.2, whole genome shotgun sequence genome window below encodes:
- the LOC130014981 gene encoding uncharacterized protein LOC130014981, which produces MERWIRVEFILDREGRRNCPVAFSKDFVGGLIATCCFLLSSFVPSIGASGGLLCIWNSNFISPSRIVKANRCISMDFIWGSLNIRFILVYASNCPKERASLWDDNIAELCSDFTCILVGDFNEILDYSERLNCTALSSSMLEFSAFVSASNLIEATLQGRFFTWQNNTVRSKIDICFLSSSALCSCPNYILKALPKSYSNHVPILFSSEAAKCELGDKIEGAAEIDKYISTLEAATDLSNLSDADASRLGDLRSEFDHLSKHLESLWHKKSRLNWNLNGDRNTKYFHTVASIYSRSNMISEFLIDGVCYTSLADIKQRVHSFYKNLFQRNSRVNFSLEDLPIKLFSDIQAALLSFPFSEEEIFSTLISCDDNKAPGRMGASDIKDFRPINLINGVFKIITKALANTLSLVLPLVISENQFGFIKGRSTYDCHMIASEIIHLIKRCKEKVFLFKLDFRKAFDTISWQFILQMLQRMNFDSKWIIWISACFESAQLYVLLNGFPSDNFFMENGVRQGDPISPMLFVLAVESLIAIFAKACALGLFLAFE; this is translated from the exons ATGGAACGTTGGATTAGAGTTGAGTTTATTCTCGACAGAGAAGGAAGAAGGAATTGTCCAGTTGCTTTCTCAAAGGATTTCGTTGGAGGCTTAATTGCAACCTGCTGTTTCTTATTATCCAg TTTTGTTCCTTCAATTGGTGCTTCGGGTGGTTTATTATGTATTTGGAATTCGAATTTTATTTCTCCTTCTAGGATTGTCAAAGCCAATAGATGTATTAGTATGGATTTTATTTGGGGCAGTTTGAATATCagatttattttggtttatgCTAGCAATTGTCCAAAAGAGCGGGCTTCTTTGTGGGATGATAATATTGCAGAACTTTGCTCGGATTTTACTTGTATTCTTGTGGGTGATTTCAATGAGATATTGGATTATTCAGAGCGCTTAAATTGCACTGCTCTCTCTTCTTCTATGCTTGAGTTTTCAGCTTTTGTTTCCGCTTCTAACTTAATCGAAGCTACTCTTCAAGGTAGGTTCTTTACATGGCAGAACAATACTGTTAGATCAAAAATTGACATATGCTTTCTATCTTCCTCTGCTCTTTGTTCTTGCCCGAATTATATTTTGAAAGCTTTGCCTAAGTCGTACTCGAATCACGTTCCTATTCTTTTCAGTTCAGAG GCTGCAAAATGCGAACTTGGTGATAAAATCGAGGGAGCTGCAGAAATTGATAAAT ATATATCGACTCTGGAGGCAGCTACCGATTTGAGCAACTTGAGTGATGCTGACGCGTCAAGGCTTGGAGATCTTCGGTCCGAGTTTGATCATCTATCGAAGCATTTGGAATCTCTTTGGCACAAAAAATCGAGGCTTAATTGGAATTTAAACGGAGATAGAAACACTAAATATTTTCATACAGTAGCTTCTATTTACTCTAGGAGTAATATGATTTCTGAGTTTCTTATTGATGGTGTCTGTTACACTTCTCTTGCAGATATTAAGCAAAGGGTGCATTCTTTTTACAAGAATTTGTTTCAAAGGAATTCTAGAGTTAACTTCTCTTTGGAGGATCTTCCCATTAAGTTGTTCTCTGATATTCAAGCTGCATTGCTTTCATTTCCTTTCTCTGAAGAGGAGATTTTTTCCACTCTTATAAGTTGTGATGATAATAAAGCGCCGGGTCGGATg GGAGCTTCAGATATTAAGGACTTTAGACCGATCAACTTGATCAACGGAGTCTTTAAGATAATCACCAAGGCTCTAGCAAATACATTATCTCTGGTTCTTCCTTTGGTTATCTCAGAGAACCAATTTGGTTTCATTAAAGGGAGGAGTACATATGATTGTCATATGATTGCCTCTGAGATTATTCATCTTATTAAACGGTGCAAGGAAAAAGTCTTTCTTTTCAAGCTTGATTTCAGAAAGGCTTTTGATACTATTTCTTGGCAATTTATTTTGCAGATGCTTCAGAGAATGAACTTTGATAGTAAATGGATTATTTGGATCTCGGCGTGTTTTGAATCTGCTCAGTTATATGTTCTTCTTAATGGCTTCCCatcagataatttttttatggagaATGGAGTTCGCCAAGGGGATCCCATTTCTCCTATGCTTTTTGTTTTGGCTGTGGAGAGTCTGATAGCTATTTTTGCCAAAGCCTGTGCCTTGGGCCTGTTTCTGGCGTTCGAGTAG